A single region of the Pseudomonas sp. GGS8 genome encodes:
- a CDS encoding glutamine--tRNA ligase/YqeY domain fusion protein: MSKPTVDPTSNSKTGPAVPVNFLRPIIQADLDSGKHTQIVTRFPPEPNGYLHIGHAKSICVNFGLAQEFGGVTHLRFDDTNPAKEDQEYIDAIESDVKWLGFEWSGEVRYASQYFDQLHDWAVELIKAGKAYVDDLTPEQAKEYRGSLTEPGKNSPFRDRSVEENLDLFARMRAGEFPDGARVLRAKIDMASPNMNLRDPIMYRIRHAHHHQTGDKWCIYPNYDFTHGQSDAIEGITHSICTLEFESHRPLYDWFLDNLPVPAHPRQYEFSRLNLNYTITSKRKLKQLVDEKHVNGWDDPRMSTLSGFRRRGYTPKSIRNFCEMIGTNRSDGVVDFGMLEFSIRDDLDHSAPRAMCVLRPLKVVITNYPEGQVENLELACHPKEDMGVRVLPFARELYIDREDFMEEPPKGYKRLEPNGEVRLRGSYVIRADEAIKDADGNIVELRCSYDPDTLGKNPEGRKVKGVVHWVPAAASVECEVRLYDRLFRSPNPEKAEDSASFLDNINPDSLQVLTGCRAEPSLGNAQPEDRFQFEREGYFVADIKDSKPGAPVFNRTVTLRDSWGQ, encoded by the coding sequence ATGAGCAAGCCCACTGTCGACCCTACCTCGAATTCCAAGACCGGCCCTGCCGTGCCGGTCAATTTCCTGCGCCCGATCATCCAGGCGGACCTGGACTCGGGTAAGCACACGCAGATCGTTACTCGTTTCCCGCCTGAGCCCAATGGCTACCTGCACATCGGTCACGCCAAGTCGATCTGTGTGAACTTCGGTCTGGCCCAGGAGTTCGGCGGCGTCACGCACCTGCGTTTCGACGACACCAACCCGGCCAAGGAAGACCAGGAATACATCGACGCGATCGAAAGCGACGTCAAATGGCTGGGCTTCGAATGGTCCGGTGAAGTGCGCTATGCCTCGCAATATTTCGACCAGTTGCACGACTGGGCGGTAGAGCTGATCAAGGCCGGCAAGGCCTACGTCGACGACCTGACCCCCGAACAAGCCAAGGAATACCGTGGCAGCCTGACCGAGCCGGGCAAGAACAGCCCGTTCCGCGACCGCTCGGTTGAAGAAAACCTCGACCTGTTCGCCCGCATGCGCGCCGGTGAGTTCCCGGACGGCGCACGTGTGCTGCGGGCCAAGATCGACATGGCCTCGCCGAACATGAACCTGCGCGACCCGATCATGTATCGCATCCGTCACGCGCATCACCACCAAACCGGTGACAAGTGGTGCATCTACCCCAACTATGACTTCACCCACGGTCAGTCGGACGCCATCGAAGGCATCACCCACTCGATCTGCACCCTGGAGTTCGAAAGCCATCGTCCACTGTACGACTGGTTCCTCGACAACCTGCCAGTGCCGGCGCACCCGCGTCAGTACGAGTTCAGCCGTCTGAACCTGAACTACACCATCACCAGCAAGCGCAAGCTCAAGCAACTGGTCGATGAAAAACACGTCAATGGCTGGGACGATCCGCGCATGTCCACGCTGTCGGGCTTCCGCCGCCGTGGCTACACGCCGAAATCGATCCGCAACTTCTGCGAAATGATCGGCACCAACCGTTCCGACGGCGTGGTGGATTTCGGCATGCTCGAATTCAGCATCCGTGACGACCTCGACCACAGCGCTCCACGCGCCATGTGCGTGCTGCGTCCGCTGAAAGTCGTGATCACCAACTACCCGGAAGGTCAGGTCGAGAACCTCGAACTGGCGTGCCACCCGAAAGAAGACATGGGCGTGCGCGTCCTGCCGTTCGCCCGTGAGCTCTACATCGACCGTGAAGACTTCATGGAAGAGCCACCAAAAGGCTACAAGCGCCTGGAGCCGAACGGCGAAGTGCGTCTGCGCGGCAGCTACGTGATTCGTGCCGACGAAGCGATCAAGGACGCCGATGGCAACATCGTCGAACTGCGTTGCTCCTACGATCCGGACACCCTGGGCAAGAACCCTGAAGGCCGCAAGGTCAAAGGCGTAGTGCACTGGGTGCCGGCAGCGGCCAGCGTCGAGTGCGAAGTGCGTCTGTACGATCGTCTGTTCCGTTCTCCGAACCCGGAGAAGGCCGAAGATAGCGCCAGTTTCCTGGACAACATCAACCCTGACTCACTGCAAGTCCTCACCGGTTGTCGTGCTGAACCCTCGTTGGGCAACGCACAGCCGGAAGACCGTTTCCAGTTCGAGCGCGAAGGTTACTTCGTCGCGGATATCAAGGACTCGAAACCGGGCGCTCCGGTATTCAACCGTACCGTGACCCTGCGTGATTCGTGGGGCCAGTGA
- a CDS encoding ABC transporter ATP-binding protein: protein MAEIRLQNLAHSYTPTPTGPEDYAIREMDHVWEQGGAYALLGPSGCGKSTLLNIISGLLSPSQGQVLFDSKVVNELTPEKRNIAQVFQFPVVYDTMTVFDNLAFPLRNQGMVEAKIYSKVHEIAEVLDLQALLHKKARNLTADEKQKVSMGRGLVRDDVSAILFDEPLTVIDPHLKWKLRRKLKQIHEQFNITMVYVTHDQLEASTFADKIAVMYGGQIVQFGTPRELFERPSHTFVGYFIGSPGMNLIEVQPQPGGVGFAGTHLPLSDAMQKRIAESEWKTLKVGIRPEFVHVWEESFDEAMQAQVVHVEDLGTYKIMTLNLDGVPLKVRLAEDKPVPDGTAYISFPGQWLMVYADDYLLEVLP from the coding sequence ATGGCCGAAATCCGTTTGCAGAACCTTGCCCACAGCTACACCCCTACGCCGACCGGCCCTGAGGATTACGCGATTCGCGAAATGGACCACGTCTGGGAGCAGGGCGGCGCTTATGCGCTGCTCGGGCCTTCGGGGTGCGGCAAGTCGACCTTGCTCAACATCATTTCCGGGTTGCTCAGCCCGTCCCAGGGCCAAGTGCTGTTCGACAGCAAAGTGGTCAACGAACTGACCCCGGAAAAGCGCAACATCGCCCAGGTTTTCCAGTTTCCGGTGGTCTACGACACCATGACGGTGTTCGACAACCTGGCCTTTCCGCTGCGCAATCAGGGCATGGTCGAAGCGAAAATTTACAGCAAGGTGCATGAAATCGCTGAAGTCCTCGACCTTCAGGCATTGCTGCACAAGAAGGCGCGCAACCTTACTGCCGATGAAAAACAGAAAGTCTCCATGGGCCGTGGATTGGTGCGTGATGACGTGTCGGCGATCCTCTTCGATGAACCGCTGACGGTGATCGACCCGCACCTGAAGTGGAAGCTGCGACGCAAGCTCAAGCAGATCCACGAGCAGTTCAACATCACCATGGTCTACGTCACCCACGATCAGCTCGAAGCCTCGACCTTCGCCGACAAGATCGCGGTGATGTATGGCGGGCAGATCGTGCAGTTCGGTACGCCACGGGAATTGTTCGAGCGGCCGAGCCACACCTTTGTCGGTTATTTCATCGGCAGCCCGGGGATGAACCTGATCGAGGTTCAACCGCAACCCGGTGGTGTCGGTTTTGCCGGGACCCACTTGCCGTTGTCCGACGCGATGCAGAAACGAATCGCCGAGTCCGAATGGAAAACCCTGAAGGTCGGCATCCGTCCGGAGTTCGTTCATGTGTGGGAAGAATCCTTTGATGAAGCGATGCAGGCCCAGGTCGTACACGTCGAAGACCTGGGCACCTACAAAATCATGACCCTGAACCTCGACGGCGTGCCGCTGAAAGTACGCCTGGCCGAGGACAAACCGGTGCCCGACGGCACGGCGTACATCAGTTTCCCGGGGCAATGGCTGATGGTCTACGCCGACGATTACTTGCTGGAGGTGCTGCCATGA
- the lpxH gene encoding UDP-2,3-diacylglucosamine diphosphatase: protein MILLISDLHLEEERPDITRAFLDLLAGRARSASALYILGDFFEAWIGDDAMTPFQRSICQALRNLSDSGTAIFLMHGNRDFMLGKAFCKAAGCTLLKDPSVVQFYGEPVLLMHGDSLCTRDEAYMKLRRYLRNPITLFILRHLPLGTRHKLARKLRSESRAQTRMKANDIVDVTPQEVPRIMQQYGVKTLIHGHTHRPAIHKLQIGEQAAKRIVLGDWDRQGWALQVDEQGFALAPFDFTPPPQLAAPAN, encoded by the coding sequence GTGATACTGCTGATTTCAGATTTACATCTGGAAGAGGAGCGCCCGGACATTACCCGGGCGTTTCTGGATTTGCTCGCCGGACGCGCCCGCTCGGCGAGTGCGTTGTACATTCTGGGTGACTTTTTCGAGGCGTGGATTGGCGACGATGCCATGACGCCGTTCCAGCGTTCCATCTGCCAGGCCCTGCGTAATTTGAGCGACAGCGGCACGGCGATTTTTCTGATGCACGGCAATCGCGACTTCATGCTGGGTAAAGCCTTCTGCAAAGCAGCCGGCTGTACCTTGCTCAAAGATCCGAGTGTCGTGCAGTTTTACGGCGAGCCGGTGCTGTTGATGCACGGCGACAGCCTCTGCACCCGCGACGAAGCGTATATGAAGCTGCGGCGCTACCTGCGCAACCCGATCACCCTGTTCATCCTGCGCCATCTGCCCTTGGGCACCCGCCATAAACTGGCGCGCAAGCTGCGCAGTGAAAGTCGTGCGCAGACGCGGATGAAGGCCAATGACATTGTCGATGTCACGCCGCAAGAAGTGCCGCGCATCATGCAGCAATACGGCGTAAAAACCCTGATCCACGGCCACACCCATCGCCCCGCCATCCACAAGTTGCAGATTGGCGAGCAGGCGGCCAAGCGTATTGTGCTGGGGGATTGGGATCGTCAAGGCTGGGCGTTGCAGGTGGATGAGCAAGGGTTTGCGTTGGCGCCGTTTGATTTCACCCCGCCGCCGCAACTGGCAGCACCCGCAAACTAA
- a CDS encoding peptidylprolyl isomerase, whose amino-acid sequence MTKVKLSTNFGDIVLQLNAEKAPLTVANFIEYVKAGHYENTVFHRVIGNFMIQGGGFEPGMKEKKDKRPSIQNEADNGLPNKKYSVAMARTMEPHSASAQFFINVADNSFLNHSAKTVQGWGYAVFGEVVEGTDVVDKIKGVATTMKSGHQDVPADDVIIEKAEIIE is encoded by the coding sequence ATGACCAAAGTCAAACTGTCTACCAACTTCGGCGACATCGTCCTGCAACTGAATGCTGAAAAGGCACCGCTGACCGTTGCCAACTTCATCGAATACGTCAAGGCCGGTCACTACGAAAACACTGTTTTCCACCGCGTCATCGGTAACTTCATGATCCAGGGCGGCGGTTTCGAACCAGGCATGAAAGAAAAGAAAGACAAGCGCCCAAGCATCCAGAACGAAGCCGACAACGGCCTCCCGAACAAGAAGTACAGCGTTGCCATGGCCCGCACCATGGAGCCGCATTCGGCATCCGCGCAATTCTTCATCAACGTGGCTGACAACAGCTTCCTGAACCACAGCGCCAAGACCGTTCAGGGCTGGGGCTACGCGGTATTCGGCGAAGTGGTTGAAGGCACCGACGTCGTCGACAAGATCAAAGGCGTGGCCACCACCATGAAATCCGGCCACCAGGACGTACCCGCAGACGACGTGATCATCGAGAAAGCCGAGATCATTGAGTGA
- a CDS encoding DUF2160 domain-containing protein encodes MEWMSWTAPTAAFFGVIALILVGMTTWELRSPSILRKGLLPIATTRGDRLFIGLLGSAYLHLLVIGVTDWSIWIAFALSVVWLLAVMRWG; translated from the coding sequence ATGGAATGGATGAGTTGGACCGCCCCCACGGCGGCGTTCTTCGGCGTCATTGCCTTGATTCTGGTGGGCATGACCACCTGGGAATTGCGTTCACCAAGCATTCTTCGAAAAGGTCTTCTGCCGATTGCCACCACCCGTGGCGATCGCTTGTTTATCGGTCTTCTCGGCAGCGCCTACCTGCATTTGCTGGTAATCGGCGTCACCGACTGGAGCATCTGGATAGCGTTCGCGTTGTCTGTGGTGTGGCTGTTGGCTGTGATGCGTTGGGGCTAG
- a CDS encoding carbohydrate ABC transporter permease: protein MSKRKLIPLLVYILFLLVPIYWLLNMSFKSNTEILGGLTLFPRDFTFANYKVIFTDPSWYAGYLNSAYYVSMNTIISLTVALPAAYAFSRYRFLGDKHLFFWLLTNRMAPPAVFLLPFFQLYSSIGLFDTHIAVALAHCLFNVPLAVWILEGFMSGVPKEIDETAYIDGYSFPKFFVKIFVPLIGSGIGVTAFFCFMFSWVELLLARTLTSVNAKPIAAVMTRTVSASGIDWGVLAAAGVLTILPGMLVIWFVRNHVAKGFALGRV from the coding sequence ATGAGCAAGAGAAAGCTGATCCCGCTGCTGGTCTACATCCTGTTCCTGTTGGTGCCGATCTACTGGCTGCTGAACATGTCCTTCAAGAGCAACACCGAAATCCTCGGTGGCCTGACGCTTTTTCCCCGGGATTTCACCTTCGCCAACTACAAGGTGATCTTCACCGACCCGAGCTGGTACGCCGGCTACCTCAACTCGGCGTACTACGTCAGCATGAACACGATCATCTCCTTGACCGTGGCGTTACCGGCGGCCTATGCGTTTTCCCGTTACCGCTTTCTCGGTGACAAGCACCTGTTTTTCTGGCTGCTGACCAACCGCATGGCACCGCCGGCGGTGTTCCTGCTGCCGTTCTTCCAGCTGTATTCCTCGATCGGGTTGTTCGACACGCACATCGCGGTGGCGTTGGCTCACTGTCTGTTTAACGTGCCGCTGGCGGTGTGGATTCTTGAGGGCTTCATGTCTGGTGTTCCCAAGGAAATCGACGAAACGGCCTACATCGATGGCTACAGCTTTCCCAAGTTCTTCGTGAAGATTTTCGTTCCGCTGATTGGCTCCGGGATCGGTGTCACGGCGTTTTTCTGCTTCATGTTTTCCTGGGTCGAACTGTTGCTGGCGCGGACGCTGACTTCGGTGAACGCCAAACCTATCGCGGCGGTGATGACCCGCACGGTCTCGGCGTCGGGCATCGACTGGGGCGTGCTGGCGGCAGCGGGGGTGTTGACCATCCTGCCGGGCATGCTGGTGATCTGGTTCGTTCGCAATCATGTGGCCAAGGGCTTTGCCCTGGGCCGTGTCTGA
- a CDS encoding ABC transporter ATP-binding protein, translating into MSLILEHVSRTIEGQTWIDDACLNFEPGSFNVLLGRTLSGKTSLMRLMAGLDKPDSGRILMNGVDVTQRPVRLRNVSMVYQQFINYPTMTVFENIASPLRQGGVANELIQSKVLETAKMLRIEKFLQRHPLELSGGQQQRTAMARALVKDAELILFDEPLVNLDYKLREELRQEMRELFKARNTIAIYATTEPNEALALGGTTTILHEGRVIQSGKSSEVYHQPQTVLAAELFSEPPINLMPGRIAGNEVSFANFVHFPLNVDLRPVGEGEFRFGVRPSHISLVPSNDDDLELAVTVEVAEISGSETFLHVRNEYFLLVLHLPGVHEYDVDAPIRIYIPTHKLFVFDRQGRLVQAPGRRIARVA; encoded by the coding sequence ATGTCACTAATCCTGGAGCACGTCAGCCGCACCATCGAAGGCCAGACCTGGATCGACGATGCGTGCCTTAATTTCGAACCCGGATCGTTCAACGTTTTGCTCGGTCGCACGTTGTCCGGCAAAACCAGCCTCATGCGCCTGATGGCCGGTCTGGACAAGCCCGACAGCGGCCGCATCCTGATGAACGGCGTCGATGTCACCCAACGTCCGGTGCGTTTGCGCAACGTGTCGATGGTCTATCAGCAGTTCATCAATTACCCGACCATGACGGTGTTCGAGAACATCGCCTCGCCGCTGCGTCAGGGCGGCGTTGCCAATGAGCTGATCCAGAGCAAAGTGCTGGAAACCGCAAAGATGCTGCGCATCGAGAAATTCCTTCAGCGCCATCCACTGGAACTTTCCGGCGGCCAGCAACAGCGCACAGCCATGGCTCGGGCGCTGGTCAAGGACGCCGAACTGATTCTGTTCGACGAGCCGCTGGTCAACCTCGACTACAAGCTGCGCGAAGAGCTGCGCCAGGAAATGCGCGAGCTGTTCAAGGCGCGCAATACCATCGCGATTTACGCCACCACCGAACCCAACGAAGCCCTGGCGCTGGGCGGCACTACCACGATTCTTCACGAAGGTCGGGTGATTCAGAGCGGCAAGTCCTCCGAGGTTTATCACCAGCCGCAAACGGTGCTGGCGGCGGAGCTGTTCTCCGAGCCGCCGATCAACCTGATGCCGGGGCGCATCGCCGGCAACGAAGTCAGTTTTGCCAATTTTGTGCATTTCCCGTTGAACGTCGATCTACGTCCGGTGGGCGAGGGCGAGTTCCGTTTCGGCGTGCGCCCCAGCCACATTTCGCTGGTGCCGAGCAACGACGACGATCTGGAACTGGCGGTGACCGTCGAGGTGGCCGAGATCAGCGGTTCGGAAACCTTCCTGCATGTGCGCAACGAGTATTTCCTGCTGGTGCTGCATTTGCCGGGTGTTCATGAATACGATGTCGACGCGCCGATTCGCATCTATATCCCGACCCATAAACTGTTTGTGTTCGATAGGCAGGGGCGGCTGGTTCAGGCGCCCGGTCGCCGCATTGCGAGGGTTGCCTGA
- a CDS encoding sigma-54-dependent Fis family transcriptional regulator: protein MAVPASKLSHDAIIQDSWSRCRAFGLDHQSAPAFDQLPADGIAQLLESQHSLVQTTHQEVLPYYENILSNSNCLIMLADNHGQVLTSWGTQRFIEPSLARGFSVGASWMEHCSGTNAIGTALACEQAVHIEHDEHFLKANRFMTGSAAPIFDAERKVIAVLDVSSDSYLPPSHTLGMVKMMSQTVENRLILNLFHGQHFQLIFNSGLNNLDSQWAGLLIFDETGQVLSANRRADNLLGISLSRVSVESLFKVSLMELLNQPDGLPFSLQALGRGRFQCVLKRPKQASIQARLFSEIKSTETKSTETKSAETENANPNPAVPAAINLNTLHFGDSRVDKAVRQAERLLEKDIPLLIHGETGVGKEVFVKALHHASSRSKQPLIAVNCAAIPAELVESELFGYEKGAFTGANQKGSIGLIRKADKGTLFLDEIGDMPLPTQARLLRVLQERCVQPVGSSELFPVDIRIISATNRSLREQVQLGRFREDLYYRIGGLTLELPPLRERSDKQALFKRLWEQHREPSQWAGLSPEVLELFGRHPWPGNLRQVSSVMQVALAMAEEQPVRPEHLPDDFFVDLEMEPVDLPEPLAVDLNDAEDLNRQLQAAGGNISHLARRLGVSRNTLYKRLRQSES, encoded by the coding sequence ATGGCCGTACCTGCATCAAAGCTCTCCCACGACGCCATCATCCAGGACTCCTGGTCCCGCTGCCGCGCGTTCGGGCTCGATCATCAGAGCGCTCCGGCGTTCGACCAACTGCCGGCAGACGGCATCGCCCAATTGCTGGAGAGCCAGCATTCCCTGGTGCAGACCACCCATCAGGAAGTCCTGCCGTATTACGAAAACATCCTCAGTAACTCCAATTGCCTGATCATGCTCGCCGACAATCACGGCCAGGTGCTGACGTCGTGGGGCACCCAGCGTTTCATCGAGCCGAGCCTGGCCCGTGGTTTCAGTGTCGGCGCCAGCTGGATGGAGCATTGCAGCGGGACCAATGCAATCGGCACCGCACTGGCCTGCGAGCAGGCCGTGCACATCGAGCACGATGAACATTTCCTCAAGGCCAACCGCTTCATGACCGGTTCCGCCGCGCCGATTTTCGATGCCGAGCGCAAGGTAATCGCGGTGCTGGATGTGTCCAGCGACAGCTACCTGCCGCCCTCCCACACGCTGGGCATGGTCAAGATGATGAGCCAGACCGTGGAGAACCGGCTGATCCTCAACCTGTTCCACGGCCAGCATTTCCAGTTGATCTTCAACAGCGGGTTGAACAACCTCGACAGCCAGTGGGCCGGGTTGCTGATCTTCGACGAGACCGGTCAGGTACTGTCGGCCAATCGCCGGGCCGATAATCTGCTGGGCATCAGCCTGTCGCGGGTCAGCGTCGAAAGCCTGTTCAAAGTATCGTTGATGGAGCTGCTGAACCAGCCGGACGGCCTGCCGTTTTCCCTGCAAGCCTTGGGACGAGGCCGTTTCCAGTGCGTGCTGAAACGACCGAAACAGGCGTCGATTCAGGCGCGGCTGTTTTCGGAAATAAAGAGCACTGAAACGAAAAGCACTGAAACAAAGAGCGCTGAGACAGAGAATGCTAACCCCAACCCGGCAGTACCTGCCGCAATCAACCTCAACACCCTGCACTTTGGCGACAGTCGCGTGGACAAAGCCGTGCGTCAGGCCGAGCGCTTGCTGGAAAAGGACATTCCATTGTTGATTCACGGGGAAACCGGGGTCGGCAAGGAAGTCTTCGTCAAAGCCCTGCACCACGCCAGCTCACGCAGCAAACAACCGCTCATTGCCGTCAACTGTGCAGCGATCCCCGCCGAACTGGTGGAGTCAGAGCTATTTGGCTACGAGAAAGGTGCGTTCACCGGTGCCAACCAGAAAGGCAGCATCGGGCTGATCCGCAAGGCCGACAAAGGCACGCTGTTCCTCGATGAAATCGGCGACATGCCGCTGCCGACTCAGGCTCGATTGCTGAGGGTGTTGCAGGAGCGTTGCGTGCAACCGGTGGGCAGCAGCGAGTTGTTCCCGGTGGACATCCGGATCATCTCGGCGACCAACCGCTCATTGCGCGAGCAGGTGCAGTTGGGGCGGTTTCGTGAGGATTTGTATTACCGCATCGGCGGCTTGACCCTGGAACTGCCACCGCTCAGGGAACGCAGTGACAAGCAGGCGCTGTTCAAGCGCTTGTGGGAACAACACCGTGAACCGTCGCAGTGGGCCGGGTTAAGCCCCGAGGTGTTGGAGCTTTTCGGCCGCCATCCATGGCCGGGGAATTTGCGCCAGGTCAGTAGCGTGATGCAGGTAGCGCTGGCCATGGCCGAGGAACAACCGGTGCGGCCGGAGCATTTGCCGGATGATTTCTTTGTTGATTTGGAGATGGAGCCGGTGGACTTACCGGAGCCGTTGGCGGTGGATTTGAATGATGCCGAGGATTTGAATCGGCAGTTGCAGGCGGCTGGGGGGAATATTTCGCACTTGGCCCGGAGGTTGGGCGTTAGCCGCAATACCCTATATAAGCGGCTGCGCCAGTCAGAAAGCTGA
- a CDS encoding carbohydrate ABC transporter permease — translation MNKVQNNKAWWLVLPVFLLVAFSAVIPMMTVVNYSVQDIFDQSSRYFVGADWYKQVLLDPRLHDSLLRQFIYSGCVLLIEIPLGIAIALTMPIKGRWSSLVLIILAIPLLIPWNVVGTIWQIFGRADIGLLGSSLNGMGISYNYAANTMDAWVTVLVMDVWHWTSLVALLCFSGLRAIPDVYYQAARIDRASAWAVFRHIQLPKLKSVLLIAVMLRFMDSFMIYTEPFVLTGGGPGNATTFLSQTLTQMAVGQFDLGPAAAFSLVYFLIILLVSWLFYTAMTHSDANR, via the coding sequence ATGAACAAGGTGCAGAACAACAAGGCCTGGTGGCTGGTGTTGCCGGTGTTCCTGCTGGTGGCGTTCAGTGCGGTGATCCCGATGATGACCGTGGTCAACTACTCGGTGCAGGACATTTTCGACCAGTCCAGCCGCTACTTCGTCGGTGCTGATTGGTACAAGCAGGTGCTGCTCGATCCACGGCTGCATGACTCGCTGCTGCGTCAGTTCATCTATTCCGGCTGTGTGTTGTTGATCGAAATCCCGTTGGGCATCGCCATCGCCCTGACCATGCCGATCAAGGGACGCTGGTCGTCGCTGGTGCTGATTATTCTGGCGATTCCACTGCTGATTCCATGGAACGTGGTCGGCACTATTTGGCAGATTTTCGGTCGGGCCGACATTGGCCTGCTCGGGTCCAGCCTCAACGGCATGGGCATCAGCTACAACTACGCGGCCAACACCATGGACGCCTGGGTCACGGTGTTGGTGATGGACGTCTGGCACTGGACGTCGCTGGTGGCGTTGTTGTGTTTCTCCGGACTGCGGGCGATTCCGGACGTGTATTACCAAGCGGCGCGGATCGATCGGGCGTCGGCCTGGGCGGTGTTCCGGCACATCCAATTGCCCAAGCTCAAGAGCGTGCTGCTGATCGCGGTGATGCTGCGGTTCATGGACAGTTTCATGATCTACACCGAGCCGTTCGTGTTGACCGGTGGCGGCCCGGGTAATGCCACGACCTTCTTGAGTCAGACCTTGACCCAAATGGCCGTAGGCCAATTCGACCTCGGCCCGGCGGCGGCTTTCTCGCTGGTGTACTTCCTGATCATCCTGTTGGTGTCGTGGCTGTTCTACACCGCCATGACTCACTCTGACGCCAATCGGTGA
- the cysS gene encoding cysteine--tRNA ligase, whose amino-acid sequence MLTIYNTLTKSKEVFKPLDGNKVRMYVCGMTVYDYCHLGHGRSMVAFDLVTRWLRFSGYDLTYVRNITDIDDKIINRANENGESFEALTERMIAAMHEDEARLNIKKPDMEPRATDHIPGMHAMIQTLIDKGYAYAPGNGDVYYRVAKFMGYGKLSRKKIEDLRIGARIEVDESKQDPLDFVLWKAAKPGEPSWESPWGAGRPGWHIECSVMSTCCLGETFDIHGGGSDLEFPHHENEIAQSEAATGKTYANAWMHCGMIRINGEKMSKSLNNFFTIRDVLDKYHPEVVRYLLVSSHYRSAINYSEDNLKDAKGALERFYHALKGLPKVAPAGGEAFVERFTQVMNDDFGTPEACAVLFEMVREINRLRESDLDAAAGLAARLKELASVLGVLQLEADDFLQAGAEGRVDAAEVDALIQARLTARANKDWAESDRIRDQLTAMGVVLEDGKGGTTWRLAD is encoded by the coding sequence GTGCTTACGATCTACAACACGCTCACCAAGAGCAAAGAAGTCTTCAAGCCGCTGGATGGCAACAAGGTGCGCATGTACGTCTGCGGAATGACCGTATATGACTACTGCCACCTGGGCCACGGCCGCAGCATGGTCGCATTCGACCTGGTGACCCGCTGGTTGCGGTTCAGCGGTTACGACCTGACTTACGTGCGCAACATCACCGATATCGACGACAAGATCATCAATCGGGCCAACGAGAACGGCGAGTCGTTCGAGGCCTTGACCGAGCGCATGATCGCGGCGATGCACGAAGATGAAGCGCGCCTGAACATCAAAAAGCCGGACATGGAGCCGCGTGCCACGGATCACATCCCGGGCATGCACGCGATGATCCAGACCCTGATCGACAAGGGCTACGCCTACGCACCGGGCAATGGCGACGTGTACTACCGCGTCGCCAAGTTCATGGGCTACGGCAAGCTGTCGCGCAAGAAGATCGAAGACCTGCGCATCGGCGCGCGGATCGAAGTCGACGAGTCCAAGCAGGACCCGCTGGACTTCGTGCTGTGGAAAGCCGCCAAGCCGGGCGAACCGAGCTGGGAGTCGCCGTGGGGCGCCGGGCGTCCGGGCTGGCACATCGAATGCTCGGTGATGTCCACCTGCTGCCTCGGTGAGACCTTCGACATTCATGGCGGCGGCAGCGACCTCGAGTTCCCGCACCACGAAAACGAAATCGCCCAGAGCGAAGCGGCCACCGGCAAGACCTACGCCAACGCGTGGATGCATTGCGGCATGATTCGCATCAATGGCGAGAAGATGTCCAAGTCCTTGAACAACTTCTTCACCATTCGCGACGTGCTCGACAAGTACCACCCGGAAGTCGTGCGTTACCTGCTGGTGTCGAGCCACTACCGCAGCGCGATCAACTATTCGGAAGACAACCTCAAGGACGCCAAGGGCGCACTCGAGCGTTTCTACCATGCGTTGAAAGGCCTGCCAAAGGTAGCGCCGGCGGGTGGCGAAGCCTTCGTCGAGCGTTTCACCCAGGTGATGAACGACGACTTCGGCACGCCGGAAGCCTGCGCAGTGCTGTTCGAGATGGTCCGCGAGATCAACCGTCTACGCGAGAGCGATCTTGATGCGGCGGCCGGTCTGGCGGCGCGCTTGAAAGAGCTGGCCAGCGTGCTGGGTGTGTTGCAGCTTGAGGCGGATGACTTCCTGCAGGCCGGTGCCGAAGGGCGGGTCGATGCGGCTGAAGTTGATGCACTGATCCAGGCGCGCCTGACCGCTCGTGCCAACAAGGACTGGGCCGAATCCGACCGCATCCGCGACCAGCTCACCGCTATGGGCGTGGTGCTGGAAGATGGGAAGGGTGGGACGACCTGGCGTCTGGCTGACTGA